The sequence GCCTCTTTAAATATCCTTCCTTAACTAATTTGGAAGCTACAATAGATAAGCAGCTACTGCTAAGATTAAGTTCTCTGCCTAATTCGGATATAGTGCAAAGTCCAAATTGATTCACCAAAACTAAAATGGTAAACTGCCTATCCGTAATGGAATTTTCTCCTTTACCATTAATATTAAATTCTTTAAAATAGTTTTCATGGAGCCACTGAGTTAAATTCATTATAAACTCTAAGAATTGATGGCTTACCTCATGGGCTTTATTATTTTTCATATCATCACCTATGTTTATGATAAAATAGTTTTACAATAAACATATTTTATTACAGATGTTCTTTTATTTCAAGTCAATTTAGATAAAAATATATTTTCCATTGTCAATTTAATTTGTATGCTTCATAATAAACAAAAAAGAACAGGAGGGTTTAAGTTGAAAAAGATTACAAGTTTTACGGTAAATCACCTTAATCTATTAAAAGGTATCTATGTTTCTAGAAAAGATCCCATTGGCTCCGAAATCATTACCACTTTTGACATACGGATGAAAGAGCCCAACCGCGAACCAGTGCTTAATACAGCAGAAATCCACACAATGGAACATCTTGGAGCTACTTTTCTTAGAAATCATATAGCCTTTTCTGAAAAAATAATCTATTTTGGTCCCATGGGGTGTAGAACTGGTTTTTATCTTGTGGTTCATGGGGATTTTCTATCTGAAGATATGCTTTCTTTAATTAAAGAAATGTTTGAGTTTATGGCAAACTTTACAGGGAGTATCCCTGGAGCTTCTGCAATTGAATGTGGAAATTATCTTGATATGAATCTGCCAATAGCTAAATATGAGGCCGAAAAGTTTCTAAAAGACATCCTTAGGGATATTAAAAAAGAAAACTTATACTACCCTATTTAATTTATTTATTCATTAATTTCGATTTACTATCTAGTAATTATCACCAAGCATATGTATTCATTTACTGCATAAGCTAATTAGGATAAGAAAAGGAAGGGGCATAACCATGATTAAGTTTCCTAATCCATCTTTTCGTAAATATACTTATCCTAGAAGTACACTTTTAAGGTTAAATTCTAACAACCCATTATTATCCTCTCAGGAATATATTCTATATGGCTATCATAACGAATATACCCAAGAATATGATAAGGGCCGAAATTTATACCCTTGTCACCCCGAGGGTTAGTAAGAACCTATAAAACAAAAGTCCCCGTACATGGGGACTTTTGTTATTCGCCTAATTTTCTTGTTATAAGTTTTTGTATTTCTGATGCCTGCATTCCTTCATTCTCTGCAAAACGTTTAAAACAATCACTAATTTCTTCATCGTCTATTTCTTGAGAATAATTCTGAAAATCCCTCACTCTTTCTTGGGTATCTAAGAGAGCCTTCTTTAGGTAATCCGACGTATTAAGTTCCATTTCCTACCTCCTAGAAAATATGGATTTATACCTTAAAATGATTCATCTATAAGATTAGTATAAATATATTTAAATATGTTATACCTATAATAATCTTCCATAATACTCTTAGGAGGTTTTTTAATTGATATAAATTATTTTTTCTTTTTCATTCCAGATTACAGTCTTTTCGAGAGCTTCACCTAAAAATCTAAGTGGTACCATAATAACCTTTTTAGGGGTTAATACTACCGTATTATTCATTTGCTTTTCTTCCCCGTTTATATATACCTTATCGCTATCTATTATGAATTGCACTTTTGTTTCTTTGTTTTTTACTAATACCACTCCACCTGCTTCGTCATAAGTAAACTCCGCCCCCAAGGATTTTACAACATCCTCAACGGGAACTAGAATGGTAAAATTTCTGTCAATATAAGGGGATTGGGTTGGGAAATGAACTTTGCCACCATTAATATAAATTTCTATCTCCCGACCCATTACTTCTTCATCTTTTATGGATGTTATTATAGATACTATTTTAGCCTTTACTTTATCTATGATAGTAAAAGAGCTTTTGCTATATTTAATTTTTTTAGCCAAATCTTCTTCGATATCATATCCGCTTACTTGTATTCTTTTTAATAAATGGGGTGTAGCATCTTCATAATTCATTTTATCTTTGATGATAAAAGTAGCCCTATAACCGACTTCCTTAGCGGCTTTCTCCGACGCTCTACTGTATTCCCCAAAAGGATATGCTAAAGCAATGACTTTATTACCTATATTCTTTTCTATATCTTCCTTTGATTTTAATAAATCCTCTTTTATCCTTTTTTCAAATTCTTCATCTGATTCAATCTTTATATCACTATGGATAGGTCTTGTTAATGCTCCTTTACTTCCTTTTATTGTATCAATTTTATAATGGGAGTTATAGGAATGGGATTGAATGTCTACAAGACCCAAATCATACATTTCTTTTG comes from Candidatus Epulonipiscium sp. and encodes:
- a CDS encoding MarR family transcriptional regulator, producing MKNNKAHEVSHQFLEFIMNLTQWLHENYFKEFNINGKGENSITDRQFTILVLVNQFGLCTISELGRELNLSSSCLSIVASKLVKEGYLKRQHPSEEEDRRKTYLSLTEKGRGVLVEVYKRIMLVFGEFYSSLKEDKQEDFEEGLKKLSEIFDSQIHQKIRRVYDEN
- a CDS encoding S-ribosylhomocysteine lyase, giving the protein MKKITSFTVNHLNLLKGIYVSRKDPIGSEIITTFDIRMKEPNREPVLNTAEIHTMEHLGATFLRNHIAFSEKIIYFGPMGCRTGFYLVVHGDFLSEDMLSLIKEMFEFMANFTGSIPGASAIECGNYLDMNLPIAKYEAEKFLKDILRDIKKENLYYPI
- a CDS encoding polysaccharide deacetylase family protein; its protein translation is MRKRLFYTLFCILGIILIYASYKRIYKDSLVQIPVLMYHHFDTEGISETTIHPQNFQRHLKFLKEEGYETVTIEELIGFLKQKKPFPKKPIIITIDDGYLSNYTLAYPVLKEENMKATIFVVTSFREKQPGVTPHFTWEQAKEMYDLGLVDIQSHSYNSHYKIDTIKGSKGALTRPIHSDIKIESDEEFEKRIKEDLLKSKEDIEKNIGNKVIALAYPFGEYSRASEKAAKEVGYRATFIIKDKMNYEDATPHLLKRIQVSGYDIEEDLAKKIKYSKSSFTIIDKVKAKIVSIITSIKDEEVMGREIEIYINGGKVHFPTQSPYIDRNFTILVPVEDVVKSLGAEFTYDEAGGVVLVKNKETKVQFIIDSDKVYINGEEKQMNNTVVLTPKKVIMVPLRFLGEALEKTVIWNEKEKIIYIN